The sequence ctttaaaGATCTATACTTATCTATTATACTTACTTTGCTGCGCcaagataaagaaaattatctaaaatcattgaaattcccatttttttaaaatatttccaAAATACCACTAATTTCTGAAcgatactaataataataaaaaaaaaaaaaccacccCACACCGAGCAAATTACTTTgtgttttcaaaaaaaatataaaaaaatataaaaaaaataaaaaaaaaattaaatttttcttttttatttcttttttctcaTCTTTTTCATGAAAACCTCCAATTgatttcaacaaattcagatctatttttatatatgtgtaaaaaaaaaattaaaaaaaaaaaaccctttattatttgaaatttacaATGCTTaaaggaaaataaaatagaatcttttaaattgaaaatgtatttataaagaattgtaaaaaaaaaaatatatatatacatatttagaatatattaaataaaaaaaaataataaaaaaaaataaaaaaaaatctttttatgtggatatttcttttttaaaaatttaaaattattatttaaagaattatcaCATTGTAAAAAACTTCAAACCCAAAttgggaatttttttttttttttttttatggcaATGAGAATTAGAAATTAAGATATCAAATCtattcattaataattatattttttttttaacaaataaaataataaataaataataaataataaataataaataataaataataaataataaaaaataattttaaaaataatattaaaaaaaaaaaaaaaaaaaaaaaaaaaaatttataaataaaatttttattatatttttagaaaaaaaaaaaataataataataataataacaataacaataacaataataataataataataataataataataataataattataataataataataataataaataataataataaataataataataaataataataataaataataataataaataataataataaataaaaaaaaaatagatttaatttaaaaaggaaaaaaaaaaaaaaaaaaaaaaaaaaaaatgaaattaataattaaattaatttgttttattacattattattattaaataaatcaattgttgAATCAAAGTATTATGGAGTTCAACATTTAGAatcatattataatattatagaAATTGGCACAAAAAATTCTATATTCAAATTGGATTATTCACATTATGGTGATATATTaggtaataattttaaaagctTTGAAAAGGTTGTTAGTGGTAATTTTGTTGACggttattttcaaattgataAGGTATTCAGACAATTGGTACATCCAGGTAGACAGTTTGATTATTCAATCGATGATAAATTCTATACAATTAGAGAAAACACATCAATTATTGAACAATTAAactttgaattaaataacaaAGTTATGACAAACGTTGATCAAACCTATTCTGACGAAGTACCAAATTTTCATTCAAGTTGGCTTTTGAAAAAAGTTTCAGATGGTGAAGCTGTTTTCACAACaatcaataatttaataactgCATCTCAAGGTATTGTTGAAGCTGATTACATTTGGATTAGTACTCCTGACCCAGTTGGTTGTCCtccaattaaagataaatgtGCTTTCCCTTTCATCCTTACTCCAACCTATACTCGTGATGATAATCGTTGTATTAAATTCACTGGTTGTgttagaattttaaaaaatcctttatgtatttttgatttaacaAGTTGTCCAgctttttataaaaaagtttCTTTTGCTTCTTCTCCTGATGCTTgcattaaaatttattgtgatccaaatttttaaaaaattgaaaaaaaaaaaaaaaaaaaaaaaaacaaaaacaattagatttttaataatataaataataatattaaaaaaaaaaaaaaaaaaaaaaaaaattaaaaaaaaaaaaaaaaaaaaaaaaaaaaaatctgattgatttatattgattatactaaataaaaaatttttattattatattttaacttttattgaatttttttttttataactattaaaaattaaaattcaaaccttttttttttttttttttttttttttttttttttttttttttttcaaaaaatgcaaataataattggaaGTGGTTTCGATCTGGTTGTGAATGgaatggatttttttttatatggccttccacttttttttttttttttaatttttatttttttttttttttttttaattttttttggtcggttgggttttttttttttttaatgaattttttttttttttttttttttttttcatttaaaaaaaaaaaatacttattcaaaatataaaaacagatacaataaaaaaaaaatatataaagaaataatgACTTGGCAAGCATATATTGATACTAATCTTATTGGTTCAGGATTTATTTCAGCACAAATTCTTAGTTCAGCAGATGGATCCTCATGGGCAAATTCAAATGGATTTTCAGTTAGCGCCACTGAAGCCCAACATATCCTTTCTTGttttaaagattcaaatAAAGCTTCAGCAATGGGTATCACTATCAATAATGTTAAAAACTTTGTATTAAAAGCTGACGATAAATCCATATACGCAAAGAAAGATGCTGGTGGTGTAGTTTTAgtaaaaacaaatcaaaccATTTTAGTTGCAGTTTATAATAGTAATCTTCAACCAGGTGCTGCTGCTAATGCTTGTGAAGCCCTTGGTGATTATTTAAGAGAACAAGgtttctaaaataaaaaaaaaaaaaaaaaaaaaaaaaaaaaaaaaactgcaacaaaatatatataaatcaaaaagcACCCCCTATAtgtgtaaataaaaatacataccATATGTATAATATCtccttcaaaaaaaataaaaataaaaaaaaaaataaaaataaaaataaaaattaaaaaaaaaaaaaaaaaaaataataattgtaagcacaaaaaaaaaaaaaaatttatctaatcaaatttcatttttttatcgTATTTAACGCGAGAATTTttatatgtaaaaaaaaaaaacaatattttcCCACAATTAAAACCGGTTTCCacctaaataaaattaaaaataaatatttaaacattttttcaaaattgtGGCATtttgttaaaataaaataaagtttttttttttttttttttttttaaaatttgtcaATATCTAAAATGATAGATTACAGtatagaaaaaataattaaataaataatatttaatatttaaaattttaataatatttattttggtttttttttttaatttattaaaaactttaaaaaagaaatctcaaaggaaattaaaaaaaatctaaaaaagtATGggtaaattatttcttttttttagatatatataaatatatatttcaAGATTATAGAAAATTTCGAAAacacttattttttttaatttaagattattttatttatactttttttaatatttaatattaatatttttttaagcaGTTGCAATAATATTACTTATGTATACAGTTGATTGGGTATCACCTTTGATATCTTGAATCCAAATACCATCGACTTTACCAGATACTTTAAAGTCATCAATAAAGGATGCTTTAATTTTAGTCCATGAATTTGCTTCGATTGGAGTTCCACCATTAAGATCGGTAATTAATTTGGAACCAACagatttactatttttaacaACAGTTATTCTTAATAATTGAGCACCACTGCTACCACCAttaatatcaaattcaatattattgt comes from Dictyostelium discoideum AX4 chromosome 2 chromosome, whole genome shotgun sequence and encodes:
- the proC gene encoding profilin III, which produces MTWQAYIDTNLIGSGFISAQILSSADGSSWANSNGFSVSATEAQHILSCFKDSNKASAMGITINNVKNFVLKADDKSIYAKKDAGGVVLVKTNQTILVAVYNSNLQPGAAANACEALGDYLREQGF